One Pirellulaceae bacterium DNA segment encodes these proteins:
- a CDS encoding pre-peptidase C-terminal domain-containing protein — MNSSWLPCFALVLTVCTTSLAQLPNPTLNQIFPPGAAVGGNQSVTVAGRDLDEGTHLLFSHPGITGTARTNAPGEFDAKPVLIPNQFDVEVSENVPPGRYDVRVVGRFGASTPRSFHVETNVVVLEAGQNKSVETAQALPVDQALFGRADSNTVDFFRFEAKQGQSVVIDCRTRSIDSKLQPVLTIYDSSGKQLRRSREVVDPVVQFTAPADGSYLLGLHDHVFAGGADHFYRVELRTQPFIAAVIPPVSEPGKSGTFRLLGTNLPDGQESEFKLGALPLQQQTIRVYVPPANAANFSSAVGEARSHEQSDFVFQWDSPQGLSNPVRIGRAELPVTIEQGDNNLPTKAQEVQIPTEYVGQFYPRRDQDWVAFRVEKGKRYQIRVISNRLGLATDPEIYVQKVSQDAKGDEQVSQVSTQDDASFDQNRYRLKLPRALDVAHQDPEVSFTADQDGFYRVGVRDLYGGSRDDPRLNYRLQIRPQTESFQLIAWTQRQAVDNDKKIEAASATLRRGGNLSVYVDAIRRNGMAGAIKLRVEGLPVGVTAETSAIEAAQNHGILMLHATKDAPAWTGAIQIVGEAEIGDQKLERTARAAVLLADTGDVQNSRPPSRLMHDFVLAVPADDPAPIVVTMGQRLIETSRGAKVQIPLEYDKAATVKGELSLAAIVDSNEIKPQELKLAPDSKEGKLELALNSEKVPLGTHTFFMRGKVKIDYARNASAIEQAEQDRKDFEQVLAKLATDEKGYSTELATAEKHVADRAEQLKRFDGVQQSANSALAAAVAAAKTATEQVKLFHAAASSSGSDQDLAQIVDQAQAAANQSLGQLNSAKSALEQVSQRLSEVQTQLELARKDVPRVKKLRDAVVEKRKRAEAHKQTLDKRVEEQKKNLGVKEVNAWVDSTPVTLEIHKSPVTTTLSSSDLTMQPEATAELPISIARRFGFADSVQIEMALPDAVKGVSVEPLILPKDQTSGVIKIALPKDVAKGDHRCQIKTKLKFNDLNIEDETSLVLHIQ, encoded by the coding sequence ATGAACAGTTCCTGGTTGCCGTGTTTTGCCCTCGTGCTGACAGTTTGCACAACTTCGTTAGCCCAACTCCCCAATCCCACACTCAATCAGATCTTTCCGCCTGGAGCCGCCGTTGGCGGGAATCAGTCGGTCACCGTAGCAGGTCGGGATCTCGATGAAGGGACCCATTTGCTCTTTTCGCATCCCGGTATTACGGGTACGGCGCGGACAAATGCGCCGGGGGAATTTGATGCCAAACCCGTGCTGATTCCAAATCAGTTTGACGTGGAAGTTTCGGAAAACGTACCACCAGGCCGCTATGATGTTCGAGTCGTCGGCCGCTTTGGGGCTTCGACGCCTCGAAGCTTTCACGTCGAAACGAATGTCGTGGTTTTGGAAGCTGGACAGAATAAATCAGTGGAAACGGCCCAGGCTTTGCCTGTTGATCAAGCTCTCTTTGGTCGAGCCGACTCGAATACGGTTGATTTTTTTCGCTTCGAGGCAAAGCAAGGTCAGTCCGTGGTGATCGACTGCCGGACCCGTTCGATCGATTCAAAGTTGCAACCTGTACTGACCATTTATGATTCGTCCGGAAAGCAACTCCGCCGAAGTCGAGAGGTCGTGGATCCGGTTGTGCAGTTTACGGCGCCGGCCGACGGAAGTTATCTGCTTGGTTTGCACGATCATGTGTTTGCTGGCGGAGCCGATCACTTCTACCGCGTTGAGTTGCGAACTCAACCTTTTATTGCAGCTGTGATTCCGCCGGTAAGCGAACCGGGGAAATCCGGCACCTTTCGATTGCTCGGAACCAATCTGCCCGATGGTCAAGAATCAGAATTCAAATTGGGAGCGTTGCCCTTGCAACAGCAAACAATCCGAGTCTATGTACCGCCGGCGAACGCTGCGAACTTCAGTTCGGCAGTGGGTGAGGCAAGGAGCCACGAGCAATCCGACTTTGTTTTTCAATGGGATAGCCCCCAAGGACTCTCAAATCCAGTCCGGATCGGCCGCGCCGAATTGCCCGTGACAATTGAGCAAGGCGACAATAACTTGCCGACGAAGGCTCAAGAGGTCCAAATTCCGACTGAATATGTGGGACAGTTCTACCCGCGACGTGACCAAGATTGGGTTGCTTTTCGGGTGGAGAAGGGCAAGCGTTATCAGATTCGTGTCATTAGTAATCGGCTGGGGTTGGCCACAGACCCGGAGATTTATGTGCAGAAGGTCTCGCAGGATGCAAAAGGCGACGAGCAGGTGAGCCAAGTCTCGACCCAGGATGATGCGAGCTTTGATCAAAACCGTTACCGTCTTAAGCTTCCTCGCGCTCTGGATGTTGCCCATCAAGATCCTGAGGTTAGCTTTACCGCTGATCAGGATGGATTTTATCGGGTGGGTGTGCGTGATCTTTATGGAGGTTCACGCGATGATCCCCGACTTAATTATCGTCTGCAGATTCGTCCGCAGACGGAGAGCTTTCAGCTGATCGCATGGACGCAGCGACAAGCGGTTGATAATGACAAAAAAATCGAGGCAGCGAGTGCGACTCTACGCCGTGGAGGAAACCTGTCCGTTTATGTCGATGCGATCCGGCGCAATGGGATGGCGGGAGCGATTAAGCTGCGCGTCGAGGGTTTGCCCGTTGGAGTCACCGCAGAAACCTCAGCGATCGAGGCGGCACAGAATCATGGGATTCTAATGCTCCACGCGACAAAGGACGCGCCAGCATGGACCGGTGCGATTCAGATCGTGGGAGAGGCTGAAATTGGCGACCAAAAGCTGGAAAGAACGGCCCGCGCTGCCGTCCTCCTGGCCGACACGGGCGATGTCCAAAACAGCCGCCCTCCTTCTCGGTTGATGCACGATTTTGTCCTCGCCGTGCCGGCGGATGATCCTGCTCCCATCGTCGTAACGATGGGGCAACGGCTGATTGAGACGAGTCGGGGTGCAAAAGTTCAAATTCCGCTCGAATACGATAAGGCAGCGACCGTTAAAGGGGAATTGTCATTGGCGGCGATTGTTGACTCCAATGAGATCAAGCCCCAAGAGCTTAAGCTGGCTCCTGACTCCAAAGAAGGCAAGTTGGAGTTGGCTCTGAATAGTGAGAAAGTTCCGTTGGGAACCCACACGTTTTTTATGCGTGGAAAGGTCAAAATCGATTATGCCAGAAACGCCTCTGCGATCGAACAGGCGGAACAAGATCGGAAGGATTTCGAGCAAGTGCTCGCAAAACTAGCGACTGATGAAAAAGGCTATTCAACCGAATTGGCCACCGCAGAAAAGCATGTCGCGGATCGAGCCGAGCAGCTCAAGCGATTTGATGGTGTGCAGCAATCAGCGAATTCGGCTCTCGCGGCGGCCGTCGCCGCTGCTAAAACGGCGACCGAACAAGTGAAGCTATTTCACGCAGCAGCAAGCTCTAGTGGGAGTGATCAAGACCTTGCCCAGATCGTGGATCAGGCTCAAGCCGCGGCCAATCAGTCGCTTGGGCAGTTGAACAGTGCTAAGTCCGCCTTGGAGCAAGTTTCTCAGCGATTGTCAGAGGTTCAAACGCAATTAGAGCTCGCTCGGAAAGATGTTCCCCGAGTGAAAAAGCTGCGCGACGCAGTTGTAGAAAAACGTAAGCGAGCTGAGGCTCATAAACAAACGCTTGACAAACGCGTCGAAGAACAGAAGAAAAACCTCGGGGTAAAAGAGGTGAATGCTTGGGTCGATTCGACACCGGTTACCCTGGAAATTCACAAATCGCCGGTCACGACGACTTTGTCTTCGAGCGATTTGACCATGCAGCCTGAGGCAACCGCTGAGCTTCCCATTTCCATCGCTCGACGGTTTGGCTTTGCTGATTCTGTTCAAATCGAAATGGCTCTGCCCGATGCCGTGAAAGGTGTTTCCGTGGAACCACTCATTCTGCCGAAGGATCAGACGAGTGGCGTCATCAAAATTGCTTTGCCCAAGGATGTGGCAAAGGGAGATCACCGCTGCCAAATTAAAACAAAGCTCAAGTTTAATGACCTGAATATTGAAGATGAAACTTCTTTGGTTTTACACATCCAATAG